A single window of Roseiconus lacunae DNA harbors:
- a CDS encoding glycosyltransferase family 4 protein has product MKILAVTSELPWPLNSGGHLRSYHLLNSIARFAEIQLVCPGFNNPGLVDSLPGGTRFSVFQEDVGVRTAVGEFRRAARAQLLCEPYSMYRRHYWPEVGDRLKEAAIQSAPDVLWLDHIDSFQYRCFLDRQKHRVTVVDMHNIYSLILLRLARETENRVKRQLLCLEARRMERIEQQVCREADVILAVSKVEADHFESLGADCVIVAPNGADCDAVSFSSHPRHKNRILFLGAMGWHPNFSAAMFLAREVLPAVRTEIPDAELFLVGRDPPSELAALDGKSGVTVTGMVPEVMPYLSSSAVFAVPLDSGGGTRLKILEAFAAGIPVVSTQVGVEGIEAVDQEHLIVSERADFAATIKQMLRRANHDYMVRAARKLVEQRYSWDSIGSMIHGSLIAAVDRIRNQ; this is encoded by the coding sequence ATGAAGATACTTGCAGTCACGAGCGAACTCCCGTGGCCGCTCAACAGCGGTGGACATCTACGTAGCTACCATTTGCTGAATTCGATTGCGCGTTTCGCTGAAATTCAGTTAGTTTGTCCGGGTTTTAATAATCCCGGCTTAGTCGACTCACTCCCCGGCGGCACTCGTTTTAGCGTGTTCCAGGAGGATGTGGGGGTGAGGACTGCAGTAGGAGAGTTTCGGCGTGCAGCAAGGGCCCAGTTGTTGTGTGAACCGTATTCGATGTATCGTCGCCATTATTGGCCGGAGGTAGGCGACCGTCTTAAGGAGGCCGCTATCCAAAGTGCTCCAGACGTACTTTGGTTAGATCATATCGACAGCTTTCAGTATCGATGTTTTCTGGATCGCCAGAAACACAGGGTAACGGTAGTCGACATGCACAACATTTATTCACTGATTTTATTACGTCTGGCCAGAGAGACGGAAAATCGTGTAAAGCGACAGTTGCTTTGCCTCGAGGCTCGCAGGATGGAACGGATAGAGCAGCAAGTCTGCCGGGAGGCTGATGTGATCCTTGCGGTCTCTAAGGTTGAAGCTGATCATTTTGAATCACTTGGTGCAGATTGCGTCATCGTCGCTCCCAATGGGGCTGATTGCGACGCGGTAAGCTTTTCGTCGCATCCGAGGCACAAGAACCGGATCCTTTTTCTGGGGGCAATGGGATGGCATCCCAATTTCTCAGCCGCCATGTTCCTTGCTCGAGAAGTGCTCCCTGCCGTTCGAACCGAAATTCCGGATGCAGAACTGTTCCTGGTTGGACGCGATCCTCCGAGTGAGTTAGCTGCGCTCGATGGCAAATCTGGCGTTACGGTGACTGGAATGGTTCCCGAGGTGATGCCGTATCTGTCTTCTTCAGCTGTTTTTGCGGTGCCATTAGATTCGGGCGGGGGAACTCGCCTAAAAATTCTCGAAGCATTTGCGGCGGGAATCCCGGTTGTGAGCACGCAGGTTGGGGTAGAGGGGATTGAAGCCGTCGATCAAGAGCACTTAATCGTTTCGGAGCGAGCTGATTTTGCCGCGACAATCAAGCAAATGTTGCGGCGAGCAAACCACGACTACATGGTCAGGGCTGCACGAAAATTGGTCGAGCAGCGATATTCTTGGGATTCAATCGGTAGCATGATCCACGGATCGTTGATCGCAGCTGTAGACAGGATACGCAATCAGTGA